The Kordia sp. SMS9 genome window below encodes:
- a CDS encoding metal ABC transporter permease — MLGTAILGAICGMLGSFAVLRKQSLLGDAISHAALPGIAIAFLITGVKDSNLFLLGALISGLIGTFWIRSITKNTHLKSDTALGLTLSLFFGFGMLLLTFIQKQPNASQAGLDTYLFGQAATLLAKDVWLIAIVAGIALLILLVFWKEFKILLFDEDYTKTLGFNTRFIDILITTFIVITIVLGLQTVGVILMSAMLLAPAAAARQWTNSLEIMVILAAIFGAFSGVVGTGISTVVGNLSTGPVIVLVASGIVLLSFIFSPKRGLLFREIRFRKNRNNIKMQKTLAFMYEIAKTHEHISHPHAIKILNDFQGFSKRSLQELVDLSYVQINGQQWSMTQKGFTTAANLYNQQIEDTHE, encoded by the coding sequence ATGTTAGGAACTGCCATTTTGGGCGCCATTTGTGGCATGCTGGGAAGTTTTGCCGTATTGCGAAAGCAAAGCCTGTTGGGCGATGCCATTTCGCACGCTGCGTTGCCAGGAATTGCCATTGCTTTCTTAATTACAGGTGTAAAAGACAGCAATTTGTTCTTGTTGGGTGCGTTAATCAGTGGATTGATTGGTACATTTTGGATTCGAAGCATCACGAAAAACACACATTTAAAATCGGATACGGCGTTAGGCTTAACACTTTCTTTATTTTTCGGATTCGGAATGCTGCTTTTAACCTTTATTCAAAAACAACCGAATGCCAGTCAAGCTGGATTGGACACGTATTTATTCGGTCAAGCCGCGACGTTATTGGCAAAAGATGTGTGGCTCATTGCGATTGTGGCAGGAATTGCATTGTTAATTTTACTCGTTTTTTGGAAAGAATTTAAAATCTTACTGTTTGACGAAGATTATACCAAAACGCTTGGTTTCAATACGCGTTTCATAGATATTTTAATCACTACATTTATCGTCATCACCATTGTGTTAGGTTTGCAAACCGTAGGCGTTATTTTAATGAGTGCCATGTTGCTTGCTCCAGCCGCAGCGGCACGACAATGGACAAACAGTTTGGAAATTATGGTCATTTTAGCAGCGATTTTTGGAGCTTTTTCAGGTGTGGTTGGCACAGGAATCAGTACTGTTGTCGGGAATCTTTCCACAGGTCCAGTCATTGTATTAGTTGCCTCAGGAATTGTGTTGCTTTCGTTTATATTTTCGCCAAAAAGAGGTTTATTATTCAGAGAAATTCGCTTTCGAAAAAATAGAAACAACATCAAAATGCAAAAAACCTTGGCGTTTATGTATGAAATTGCCAAAACACATGAACATATTTCGCATCCGCACGCAATTAAAATCTTAAATGATTTTCAAGGATTTTCAAAACGTTCGTTGCAGGAACTCGTGGATTTGAGTTATGTGCAAATTAACGGACAACAATGGTCTATGACGCAAAAAGGCTTTACAACCGCTGCCAATTTATACAATCAACAAATAGAAGATACGCATGAATAG
- a CDS encoding TonB-dependent receptor, whose product MNLKVCLAFYLLSVTGFSQTFEIKGTVLHKDSPTPFANVYLKNTNNGTITDEAGNFSLKVMKGNYVLMVQSIGFKTIEKAITVTDKNLSFTLYLEEDLLGLDQVVVSATRTALNRREAPVLVTVTNAESLQKVQAATLFEGLNFQPGLRTEVNCQNCGFTQIRINGLDGAYSQILVNSRPVFSSLNGIYGLEQIPTNMIEQIEVTRGGGSAIFGSNAIAGTINIITKDPVENQFQVASKIGLIDGESTDAVTTFNSTFVSEDLNKGITFFGMHRNREGYDNNDDGFTEITKLQNLNFGFKSFYKLDFRRKLTLEFNTSHEYRRGGDFLDKSPLFANIAEEITSNVIGGGLTFDYFSEDYLQKFSAYGNIQHTRSDNYYGTNQDPNGFGLTKDFVTVAGMQHTVKFENFISGSMDLTSGVEHRFNRITERRENPLIIPITQNTNTLGIYTQLDWKILDNLKVLTGARGELFTSNLTNESLFIVNPRVSVLYNISETVSFRTGYSQGFRAPQFYSEDVHSEIITGEVRRVRLAADLKEELSHSFIGSLEYSHQHEDHQLVLTLEGFYTTINDPFVYEARGEVDGLEIKEKINGDNAIVNGVNLEARYSPNPKFLFQLGGTFQNSYFENSYEPEQGIVTNRITRTPNVYGNMLMSFTPNDQWSFNVNGVYTGSMFVPHVAGFIPETVLEETPTLFEVGLNASKTFRISEKYGLEINAGVKNVLNAYQDDFDQTIDRDPNYIYGPAQPRTIFVGLRFGTDL is encoded by the coding sequence ATGAACTTAAAAGTTTGTTTAGCTTTTTACTTATTATCTGTTACAGGCTTCTCTCAAACATTTGAAATTAAAGGAACTGTACTTCATAAAGACAGTCCAACTCCTTTTGCGAATGTTTATTTAAAGAATACCAATAACGGCACTATTACGGATGAAGCTGGAAACTTTTCATTGAAAGTTATGAAAGGGAATTATGTTTTGATGGTGCAATCTATCGGTTTTAAAACGATTGAAAAAGCAATTACAGTTACTGATAAAAACTTGTCATTTACTCTGTATTTGGAAGAAGATCTTTTAGGATTGGATCAGGTCGTGGTTTCTGCAACACGAACTGCGTTGAATCGCCGTGAAGCGCCTGTTTTGGTGACAGTTACAAATGCTGAATCGTTACAAAAGGTTCAAGCTGCTACGCTGTTTGAAGGTTTGAATTTTCAACCTGGTTTGCGTACGGAAGTAAATTGCCAGAATTGTGGATTTACACAAATACGAATTAACGGTTTGGATGGTGCGTATTCGCAAATTTTAGTCAATAGTCGTCCTGTATTTAGTTCGTTGAACGGAATTTATGGTTTGGAACAGATTCCCACCAATATGATTGAACAAATTGAAGTCACACGCGGCGGCGGATCTGCTATTTTTGGTTCGAATGCGATTGCGGGAACAATTAATATTATTACGAAAGATCCTGTGGAAAATCAGTTTCAAGTCGCTTCAAAAATTGGCTTGATTGACGGCGAAAGCACGGATGCTGTGACAACTTTTAATTCCACATTTGTATCCGAAGATTTGAATAAAGGAATTACCTTTTTTGGCATGCACCGCAATCGTGAAGGTTATGACAATAACGATGATGGGTTTACCGAAATTACCAAATTGCAAAACCTCAACTTCGGCTTCAAATCGTTTTATAAGTTAGATTTTAGACGCAAGTTAACACTCGAATTTAATACATCGCATGAATACCGTCGCGGTGGAGATTTTCTAGACAAATCGCCTTTATTTGCCAATATCGCCGAAGAAATTACGAGTAATGTGATTGGCGGTGGTTTGACATTTGATTATTTTTCAGAAGATTATCTACAGAAGTTTTCCGCCTATGGAAATATTCAACATACACGATCTGACAATTATTATGGTACGAATCAAGATCCAAACGGTTTTGGCTTGACGAAAGATTTTGTGACCGTTGCAGGAATGCAACATACGGTAAAGTTTGAAAATTTTATCAGTGGCAGTATGGATTTGACGTCTGGCGTAGAACATCGCTTTAATCGCATTACAGAACGCAGGGAAAATCCGTTGATCATTCCGATAACGCAAAACACCAATACACTTGGAATATATACACAACTCGACTGGAAAATTTTAGACAATTTAAAAGTTCTTACAGGTGCTCGCGGTGAATTGTTTACGTCTAATTTGACAAATGAATCACTTTTTATTGTGAATCCGCGCGTAAGTGTTTTGTATAATATTAGTGAAACCGTGAGTTTTAGAACTGGCTATTCGCAAGGTTTTCGTGCGCCACAATTTTATTCGGAGGATGTGCATTCGGAGATTATTACGGGTGAAGTGCGTCGGGTGCGTTTGGCAGCAGATTTAAAGGAGGAATTGTCGCATAGTTTTATTGGTTCGTTGGAATATTCGCATCAGCATGAAGATCATCAACTCGTGTTGACGTTGGAAGGTTTTTATACGACAATCAACGATCCGTTTGTGTATGAAGCACGCGGCGAAGTAGATGGTTTGGAGATTAAGGAAAAGATAAATGGTGATAATGCGATTGTAAATGGTGTGAATTTGGAAGCGCGTTACAGTCCAAATCCGAAGTTTTTATTTCAGCTTGGCGGAACGTTTCAGAATAGTTATTTTGAAAATTCGTATGAACCCGAACAAGGAATTGTAACAAATAGAATCACGCGTACGCCGAATGTATATGGAAATATGTTGATGAGTTTTACGCCAAACGACCAATGGAGTTTTAATGTAAATGGCGTGTATACAGGAAGTATGTTTGTACCGCATGTGGCTGGTTTTATTCCTGAAACCGTTTTGGAAGAAACGCCTACTTTGTTTGAAGTTGGCTTAAATGCTAGTAAAACGTTTCGTATTTCTGAAAAATATGGCTTGGAAATCAACGCTGGCGTCAAAAATGTGCTGAACGCGTATCAAGATGATTTTGACCAAACGATTGACCGTGATCCAAATTATATTTACGGACCTGCACAACCGCGCACAATTTTTGTTGGACTTCGCTTTGGAACAGATCTTTGA
- a CDS encoding outer membrane beta-barrel protein, protein MKKNILYISLLIVAFVHAQEVDTQTSDKLRFEKHTQFINTNFSISVTNQETRSLTANTTVDEKRNSYNFQVSYAYGIAENLFLGAGLGYGHEVTTFGSNSVIGNRYRILPFVRYYKGIGKRLALYLQGEVSLQHTNVDRSKENSFSAGLRPGITLMLNKKLALETSIGFFGYSSSNFEGDNIPSERDNKAINLSLNSSNLLFGLNYYF, encoded by the coding sequence ATGAAAAAAAATATACTTTATATAAGTCTGCTTATAGTTGCATTTGTTCATGCGCAAGAAGTAGACACACAAACTTCAGATAAACTTCGTTTTGAAAAACACACACAGTTTATCAATACAAACTTCTCTATAAGTGTAACGAATCAAGAAACCAGATCATTAACTGCGAATACTACCGTAGACGAGAAACGTAATTCCTATAACTTTCAAGTTTCTTATGCGTACGGTATTGCTGAAAACCTTTTTTTAGGCGCTGGCCTTGGTTACGGACATGAAGTCACTACGTTTGGTTCAAATTCAGTAATAGGAAATAGATATAGAATACTTCCTTTTGTACGCTATTATAAAGGAATAGGAAAGCGTTTAGCACTTTATCTTCAAGGAGAAGTTAGTTTACAACATACAAATGTTGACAGATCTAAAGAAAATAGTTTTTCTGCGGGACTTCGCCCAGGAATTACATTGATGCTCAATAAAAAATTGGCATTGGAAACTTCTATAGGATTCTTTGGCTACTCTTCAAGTAATTTTGAAGGAGATAATATTCCTTCCGAAAGGGATAACAAAGCAATTAATTTGTCATTAAATTCTTCGAACTTACTTTTTGGATTGAATTATTATTTTTAA
- a CDS encoding metal ABC transporter solute-binding protein, Zn/Mn family — protein sequence MKKYIYILIAAITITSCKTEVKKQNGTLQIVTTTTMITDMVKNIGGDVVEVQGLMGSGVDPHLYKASAGDVDKLFEADVIIYNGLHLEGKLEDVFEKMRQQQRQIIAVSDAIDKNGLIGSEYFASNYDPHIWFHIDYWKQAAQFVINELKRLDSKNAETFEKNGQAYLSKLDALAKEISVTIEALPVEKRILVTAHDAFNYFGKLHNFEVVGLQGLSTATEAGVQDVQKLADFIIEKNVKAIFVESSVPKRTIEALQASVEANGHEVAIGGTLYSDALGNAGTVEGTYIGMYTYNVQTIVNALK from the coding sequence ATGAAAAAATACATATACATACTAATTGCTGCCATTACGATAACGAGTTGTAAAACGGAAGTGAAAAAGCAAAACGGAACGCTTCAAATCGTAACCACAACCACCATGATTACGGACATGGTAAAAAACATTGGTGGCGATGTAGTGGAAGTACAAGGTTTGATGGGAAGTGGTGTAGATCCGCATTTGTACAAAGCCAGCGCAGGCGATGTTGACAAGCTGTTTGAAGCAGACGTGATCATTTACAATGGATTGCATTTGGAAGGAAAATTGGAAGATGTTTTTGAAAAAATGCGCCAACAACAACGGCAAATTATTGCCGTTTCGGATGCTATTGACAAAAATGGCTTGATTGGTTCTGAATATTTTGCCTCCAATTACGATCCGCATATATGGTTCCACATTGACTATTGGAAGCAAGCCGCACAATTTGTGATCAACGAACTCAAACGATTAGACAGTAAAAATGCAGAAACCTTTGAAAAAAACGGACAAGCGTATTTGTCAAAATTAGATGCATTGGCGAAGGAGATTTCAGTAACGATTGAAGCATTACCTGTTGAAAAGCGAATTCTAGTTACAGCGCACGATGCGTTCAATTACTTTGGAAAATTACATAATTTTGAAGTTGTGGGTTTGCAAGGATTATCTACCGCAACAGAAGCTGGAGTACAAGATGTTCAAAAGTTGGCGGACTTTATTATTGAAAAAAATGTAAAAGCTATTTTTGTGGAAAGTTCAGTGCCAAAACGTACTATTGAAGCCTTGCAAGCTTCGGTAGAAGCAAACGGACATGAAGTCGCTATTGGCGGAACCTTATATTCAGATGCACTTGGCAACGCAGGAACGGTAGAAGGAACCTATATTGGAATGTATACATATAATGTACAAACGATAGTGAACGCATTAAAGTAG
- a CDS encoding FeoB-associated Cys-rich membrane protein — protein MIQKIIVGVVFLIAIAFIVKKFFWKKKTAKACGEDDCGCS, from the coding sequence ATGATTCAAAAGATAATAGTTGGTGTTGTATTTTTAATTGCGATAGCTTTTATCGTGAAGAAATTCTTTTGGAAAAAGAAAACCGCAAAAGCTTGTGGAGAAGACGATTGCGGTTGTTCATAA
- a CDS encoding autotransporter outer membrane beta-barrel domain-containing protein yields the protein MKKITLFVCLLCIAFVNAQDDDKNTADKLTFDKGTQFVNLNFSLNSSQSDFTQQMQGQIGNGESDAFGFQINASYAYAISSDLFLGIGLGYSITNLKSEINNVTQNESDNKSYQIFPYVRYYKGIGKKLALFVQGEARYFRIENDLNSLNNGTSDNFFVGVRPGITLMLNKNLAIETSIGALGYSHRKGESEQLDTETTGNSFGLSLNSSELFFGLNYYF from the coding sequence ATGAAAAAAATTACACTATTCGTGTGTCTACTATGTATTGCCTTTGTAAATGCTCAAGATGACGACAAAAACACTGCTGACAAACTTACTTTTGATAAAGGAACACAGTTTGTAAACCTAAATTTTTCTTTGAATAGTAGTCAATCTGACTTTACGCAACAAATGCAAGGACAAATAGGAAATGGAGAAAGTGATGCTTTTGGCTTTCAAATAAATGCTTCCTATGCGTATGCCATTAGCAGCGATTTATTCTTAGGAATTGGTTTGGGATATTCCATTACTAATCTCAAGAGTGAAATCAATAATGTAACGCAAAATGAAAGCGATAATAAGTCGTATCAAATATTTCCATATGTGCGTTATTACAAAGGAATAGGAAAAAAATTAGCACTATTTGTGCAAGGAGAAGCACGATATTTTCGTATTGAAAATGACCTAAACTCATTAAACAACGGAACATCTGACAATTTCTTTGTTGGAGTGCGACCAGGAATTACATTGATGCTCAATAAAAATCTAGCTATAGAAACTTCTATTGGCGCATTGGGTTATTCACATAGAAAAGGAGAAAGCGAACAATTAGATACTGAAACAACAGGCAATTCGTTTGGTTTATCTTTAAACTCTTCTGAATTATTTTTTGGATTGAACTATTATTTCTAG
- a CDS encoding metal-dependent transcriptional regulator, with amino-acid sequence MTLSEENYLKAIYHISDACDGGISTNAIAERMNTKASSVTDMIKKLSEKGLVHYKRYKGSELTEEGKLVAANIIRKHRLWEVFLVEKLNFTWDEVHDVAEQLEHIKSEKLINQLDEFLGFPKRDPHGDPIPDKDGNMSDHADVLLVTLNTNDKGIIVGVKDSSSSFLKYLDKQGIALGKKVKVMDKEPFDNSMKIRIKKEEFMISQQIANNIYIKK; translated from the coding sequence ATGACACTTTCTGAAGAAAACTACTTAAAAGCCATCTATCACATTAGTGATGCCTGTGATGGTGGTATTAGCACAAATGCCATTGCGGAACGGATGAATACCAAAGCATCTTCTGTGACAGATATGATTAAAAAACTATCTGAAAAAGGCTTGGTGCATTACAAGCGTTACAAGGGTTCTGAATTGACGGAAGAAGGAAAATTAGTGGCTGCCAATATCATTAGAAAACACCGTTTGTGGGAAGTATTTTTGGTAGAAAAGCTCAACTTCACGTGGGATGAGGTGCATGATGTAGCAGAACAATTGGAACACATAAAATCTGAAAAACTCATTAATCAATTGGATGAGTTTTTAGGGTTTCCTAAGCGCGATCCGCACGGCGATCCTATTCCAGATAAAGACGGAAACATGTCTGATCATGCAGACGTATTATTGGTAACGTTGAATACAAATGACAAAGGAATTATTGTCGGTGTAAAAGATTCCTCTTCCTCATTCTTAAAATATTTGGACAAACAAGGAATTGCGTTGGGCAAAAAAGTGAAAGTGATGGACAAAGAACCGTTTGACAATTCCATGAAAATTCGCATTAAAAAAGAAGAATTCATGATTTCACAACAAATTGCGAATAATATTTATATCAAAAAGTAG
- a CDS encoding metal ABC transporter ATP-binding protein has translation MKKNYAITVDDLTVAYNYKPVLWDIDLAIPEGVLMCIVGPNGAGKSTLIKAILGILKPIAGTISIFGKPYAKQRSLVAYVPQKGSVDWDFPTTALDVVMMGTYGSLGWIKRPGKKEKKAALEALEKVGMLPFKNRQISQLSGGQQQRIFLARALVQNASIYFMDEPFQGVDATTEKAIINILKELRKAGKTVVVVHHDLQTVPEYFDWVTFLNVKKIATGPVKDIFNDDNLTKTYGINYKVSVQE, from the coding sequence ATGAAAAAAAACTACGCCATCACCGTTGATGACCTTACGGTCGCTTACAATTACAAACCTGTACTTTGGGATATTGATTTGGCGATTCCAGAAGGTGTATTAATGTGTATTGTAGGACCAAATGGCGCGGGAAAATCTACGTTGATCAAGGCAATTTTGGGAATTTTGAAACCGATTGCAGGAACGATTTCTATTTTTGGAAAACCGTATGCAAAACAACGTTCATTAGTTGCGTATGTGCCGCAAAAAGGAAGCGTAGATTGGGATTTTCCAACCACCGCATTAGATGTTGTAATGATGGGAACCTACGGAAGTCTCGGTTGGATAAAACGTCCTGGGAAAAAAGAAAAGAAAGCTGCGTTGGAAGCCTTGGAAAAAGTTGGGATGTTGCCTTTTAAAAACAGACAAATCAGTCAGCTTTCGGGTGGACAACAACAGCGAATTTTCTTGGCAAGAGCTTTGGTACAAAATGCTTCCATCTACTTTATGGACGAACCGTTTCAAGGTGTAGATGCCACGACTGAAAAAGCGATCATCAACATCTTAAAAGAACTCCGAAAAGCAGGAAAAACAGTCGTAGTGGTGCATCACGATTTGCAAACGGTTCCCGAATATTTTGATTGGGTAACGTTTCTAAATGTGAAAAAAATTGCCACAGGTCCCGTAAAAGATATTTTCAATGATGACAATTTGACTAAAACCTACGGAATTAACTATAAAGTGAGTGTTCAAGAATAA
- a CDS encoding metal ABC transporter permease has protein sequence MNSAQITIQIIVTLVAIACAIPGTFLVLRKMSLISDAISHSILLGIVIGFFIVEDTSSPLLIFLAALAGVVTVILVEFIQKTGLVKEDTAIGLVFPALFSIGVILISKNANDVHLDIDSVMVGDLSLAPFDPLLINCQEGIADSCVNLGPKAIWVVGIILIITLTLLFAFFKELKVSTFDAGLAAALGFSPVIMHYGLMTVSSITIVGAFDAVGPILVVALMIAPAATAYLFTKDLKKMLLLSCFFGVIASIAGFWLAYIIDASISGSMTTVLAVLFLLVYEPIITSVVVSFLTGVGIIFYQWYTFLMAQGIELDKMLLGKKIQTVFSEFIFLDYFYIFVMTSIFSATLIYILPKRGLIYGYYKVRQQKTEIMLLVFLLHIRNHTEESERHVKHLNEHINWQRLRSQSIVALAEKNNMITVTDQIISLTEKGDDFTEKAIDYIITNKDTEIEEMKDDFFLFRG, from the coding sequence ATGAATAGCGCACAAATCACCATACAAATTATTGTGACACTTGTCGCGATTGCCTGCGCCATTCCAGGAACATTTTTGGTATTGCGAAAAATGTCGTTAATCAGCGATGCCATCAGTCATTCTATCTTATTGGGAATTGTGATTGGTTTTTTTATTGTGGAAGATACTTCGTCGCCGTTGCTCATTTTCTTGGCTGCCTTGGCGGGAGTTGTCACAGTAATATTGGTCGAATTCATTCAAAAAACAGGTTTAGTCAAAGAAGATACTGCTATTGGACTTGTATTTCCTGCGTTGTTTAGTATTGGTGTCATTCTCATCTCAAAAAATGCCAACGATGTCCATTTAGATATTGATTCGGTGATGGTTGGAGATTTAAGTCTCGCACCGTTTGATCCGTTGTTGATCAATTGTCAAGAAGGCATTGCAGATTCGTGTGTCAACTTAGGGCCAAAAGCCATTTGGGTAGTTGGGATTATTTTGATCATTACGTTAACATTATTATTTGCCTTTTTCAAGGAATTAAAAGTGAGCACGTTTGATGCAGGTTTGGCAGCAGCCCTAGGATTTTCACCAGTTATTATGCATTACGGATTGATGACAGTTTCATCCATCACCATTGTTGGAGCCTTTGATGCGGTTGGACCGATATTGGTTGTTGCACTCATGATTGCGCCTGCGGCAACTGCGTATTTATTCACCAAAGATTTAAAGAAAATGTTGTTGCTTTCCTGCTTTTTTGGTGTCATTGCTTCCATTGCAGGATTTTGGTTGGCATACATTATAGATGCTTCTATTTCGGGTTCTATGACGACGGTGTTGGCAGTATTATTTTTACTTGTTTATGAACCGATTATTACTTCTGTTGTTGTGAGTTTTTTGACAGGAGTTGGTATTATTTTTTATCAGTGGTATACCTTTTTAATGGCACAAGGTATTGAGCTTGACAAAATGCTTTTAGGAAAGAAGATACAAACCGTATTTTCAGAATTTATATTTTTAGATTATTTCTACATCTTCGTTATGACTTCTATATTTTCTGCGACATTAATCTACATATTACCAAAAAGAGGCTTGATTTATGGCTATTATAAAGTACGACAACAAAAAACGGAAATCATGTTGTTGGTGTTTTTATTGCACATTCGAAATCATACCGAAGAAAGCGAACGTCATGTAAAACATTTAAACGAACATATCAATTGGCAACGATTGCGATCACAATCTATTGTCGCTTTGGCGGAGAAGAATAATATGATAACGGTTACGGATCAAATTATTTCTTTAACAGAAAAAGGAGACGATTTTACCGAAAAAGCCATTGATTATATCATCACTAATAAAGACACAGAAATAGAAGAAATGAAAGATGATTTCTTTTTATTTAGAGGATAA